From Caldilineales bacterium, one genomic window encodes:
- a CDS encoding glycogen synthase — MPSPFNILYLSAEMSPYASTGGLAQVAAALPRAVRRLGDDVRVILPRYGLIDPQRQGLRPIFAAMEAPFDHEDEQMGLWQAPDPNLPIYFIEHDRFFGSRHGIYSFPDDAERFIFYSRASLEACRRLEWRPHVIHCNDWHTAIIANWLRTILADDPFFAETAVVYNIHNLAYQGIFGHRVLETAGIASYGFIAHPDVSAGLNEVVSLMARGIIFADMIVAVSPTYAHEIQTPRFGEGLDPLLRDRKNRLAGILNGIDYESYDPCRDPNIVACYDAENTGPRRLCKAALQAEAGLPQSPSTPLICLTSRLTDQKGYDILASIIEPLLSHVDAQWVIMGTGEQRYHDFLTDLQRRHPERMAVFLTWDAGLRRRLFAGSDIFLMPSRHEPCGLDQMLAMHYGALPVVHATGGLADTVIDHRPPVVGTGFTFDSYDGMALFGTVVRAVEVYGYPELWAAIQRHAMQQDFSWTQPAHAYHDLYRRARSLKLTGMPA, encoded by the coding sequence ATGCCCTCCCCCTTCAACATCCTCTACCTCAGCGCCGAGATGTCGCCCTATGCCAGCACTGGCGGGCTGGCCCAGGTGGCGGCGGCCTTGCCGCGGGCCGTGCGGCGCCTGGGCGACGATGTGCGCGTCATCTTGCCTCGCTACGGACTCATCGACCCCCAGCGCCAGGGTCTGCGCCCGATTTTCGCGGCCATGGAGGCGCCGTTCGACCATGAGGATGAGCAGATGGGGCTATGGCAGGCGCCTGATCCCAACCTGCCCATCTATTTCATCGAGCACGACCGCTTCTTTGGCAGTCGGCACGGCATCTACTCCTTCCCCGATGACGCCGAACGCTTCATCTTCTACAGCCGCGCCAGCCTGGAAGCCTGCCGCCGGCTGGAGTGGCGACCGCACGTCATCCACTGCAACGACTGGCACACGGCCATCATCGCCAACTGGTTGCGTACGATCCTGGCCGACGATCCATTCTTTGCCGAAACCGCCGTCGTCTACAACATCCACAATCTGGCCTACCAGGGCATCTTCGGCCACCGTGTGCTCGAGACCGCCGGCATCGCCAGCTACGGCTTCATCGCCCACCCCGACGTCTCGGCCGGCCTGAACGAGGTCGTCAGCCTGATGGCGCGCGGCATCATCTTCGCCGATATGATCGTCGCCGTCAGCCCCACCTACGCCCACGAAATCCAGACCCCGCGCTTTGGCGAGGGCCTGGACCCGTTGTTGCGCGACCGCAAGAACCGGCTGGCCGGCATCCTCAACGGCATCGACTACGAAAGCTACGACCCTTGTCGCGACCCGAACATCGTGGCCTGCTACGATGCCGAAAACACTGGCCCTCGCCGCCTGTGCAAGGCGGCTTTGCAGGCTGAGGCCGGGCTGCCGCAATCACCATCGACGCCCCTGATCTGCCTCACCTCGCGGCTGACCGACCAGAAGGGCTACGACATCCTTGCCAGCATCATCGAGCCGCTCCTGTCACACGTCGATGCACAGTGGGTGATCATGGGCACGGGCGAACAACGCTACCATGACTTTCTGACCGACTTGCAGCGACGGCATCCCGAACGTATGGCCGTCTTCCTCACCTGGGATGCGGGCTTGCGGCGGCGCCTCTTCGCCGGCTCTGATATCTTCCTCATGCCCTCGCGCCACGAGCCGTGCGGCCTCGACCAGATGCTGGCCATGCACTACGGCGCCTTGCCGGTGGTGCATGCCACGGGCGGGCTGGCCGACACCGTCATCGATCACCGCCCGCCGGTGGTGGGCACAGGCTTCACCTTCGATAGCTATGACGGCATGGCGCTGTTCGGGACAGTGGTGCGCGCGGTCGAGGTCTATGGCTATCCCGAGCTGTGGGCAGCCATCCAGCGCCACGCCATGCAGCAGGATTTCTCCTGGACCCAACCTGCGCACGCCTACCACGACCTGTATCGCCGCGCCCGCTCGCTCAAGCTGACGGGGATGCCAGCGTAG
- a CDS encoding glycoside hydrolase family 44 protein, translating to MKPSPRHLLILLAVLTVLLPTAWQVAAAPAPETAANKVIYADALAAGWQDWSWNTTRAVAATPRHGGANSLAVTHTAAWGGLYFHANTPIDTAGYTHLRFWIHGGATGGQRITVVLNGSGAQTYAVTAPANTWKVIKAPLSSLGSPATVGEIYWQDATGGAQPAYYLDDIALITVSGSTATPTRTPTRGATPTRTPTRSATATPTATPTPTPGSGLTLAVDASANRRPISEDIYGIHYAPDEAFAREIDLPVRRWGGNSTTRYNWQNDMFGNPDWYYENEYADLSADEFVAQSKRIGADSIITIPMIGWVARNPGQAGNSATYQCSFDTRIYNYTPQPFPNGLPATDPADPNRSHCGSGITAYQNGSPVYFQGNDPHDTSLAIDTPFATNWIGHLKQTHGSAANGGVKYYSLDNEPDIWFDTHRDVYPIAWKYDEFRDLTWRYAAAIKTADPAARTLGPVVMGWTYYWYGSWDGQRQDWVTPDDRNAHGGTPFAPWYLQQMAAYEQQHGVRLLDYFDLHFYPQNGVTLRDAGDSSLQALRLRSTRALWDPTYVDESWIAQAGPDGGIVRLIPRMREWVAQNYPGTKLAITEYNWGALDHINGALAQADILGIFGREGLDLATLFDTPYGDGGNFTSSGPGAFAFRMYRNYDGQHGKFGEVSVQAASSNQAKLAIYAAQRSADGALTLVVINKTGSAQTAGLTIANQPVAGLAAVYRYSPANLNAIQRPADQPVVSGGFSASFPARSITLFVLPPAGSLAPTEGPHEGLYLPLVH from the coding sequence ATGAAACCGTCGCCCCGACACCTCCTCATCCTCCTGGCAGTGCTGACCGTCCTCCTGCCCACGGCCTGGCAGGTTGCGGCTGCACCGGCGCCCGAGACCGCGGCCAACAAGGTCATCTATGCCGACGCGCTGGCAGCCGGGTGGCAAGACTGGTCGTGGAACACCACCCGCGCCGTCGCCGCCACCCCGCGCCACGGTGGGGCCAATTCCCTGGCCGTGACCCACACTGCCGCCTGGGGCGGGCTGTACTTCCACGCCAACACCCCCATCGACACCGCCGGCTACACCCATCTGCGCTTCTGGATCCACGGCGGCGCCACGGGCGGCCAACGCATCACCGTCGTGCTCAACGGCTCCGGCGCCCAGACCTACGCCGTCACCGCCCCCGCCAACACCTGGAAAGTGATCAAAGCCCCGCTCAGCAGCCTGGGCAGCCCGGCTACGGTCGGCGAGATCTACTGGCAGGATGCCACCGGCGGCGCGCAACCCGCCTATTACCTGGATGACATCGCCCTGATCACGGTGAGCGGTTCGACGGCGACGCCCACTCGCACCCCCACCCGCGGGGCCACGCCCACCCGAACTCCCACCCGCAGCGCCACCGCCACGCCCACCGCCACGCCTACCCCCACCCCCGGCAGCGGCCTGACCCTGGCCGTGGACGCAAGCGCCAACCGGCGCCCCATCAGCGAAGACATCTACGGCATCCACTACGCCCCCGACGAAGCCTTTGCCCGCGAGATCGACCTACCGGTGCGTCGATGGGGCGGCAACTCGACCACGCGCTACAACTGGCAAAACGACATGTTCGGCAACCCGGATTGGTACTACGAAAACGAGTATGCCGACCTCTCTGCCGACGAGTTCGTGGCCCAAAGCAAACGCATCGGCGCCGACAGCATCATCACCATCCCCATGATCGGTTGGGTGGCCCGCAATCCCGGCCAAGCGGGCAACAGCGCCACCTACCAGTGCAGCTTCGACACCCGCATCTATAACTACACCCCGCAACCCTTCCCCAACGGCCTACCCGCCACCGACCCCGCCGACCCCAACCGCTCGCACTGCGGCAGCGGCATCACCGCCTACCAGAACGGCAGCCCGGTCTACTTCCAGGGCAACGACCCACACGACACCAGCCTCGCCATCGATACACCCTTCGCCACCAACTGGATCGGCCATCTCAAGCAGACGCATGGGAGCGCCGCCAACGGTGGGGTGAAGTATTACAGTCTGGACAACGAACCCGACATCTGGTTCGACACCCATCGCGATGTCTACCCCATCGCCTGGAAATACGACGAGTTCCGCGACCTCACCTGGCGCTACGCCGCCGCCATCAAGACCGCCGACCCCGCCGCCCGCACGCTTGGCCCGGTGGTGATGGGCTGGACCTACTATTGGTACGGCTCGTGGGATGGTCAACGCCAGGATTGGGTCACGCCCGACGATCGCAACGCCCACGGCGGCACGCCCTTCGCGCCCTGGTATTTGCAGCAGATGGCCGCCTACGAGCAGCAGCACGGCGTCCGCCTGCTGGACTACTTCGACCTCCATTTCTATCCCCAGAACGGCGTCACCCTGCGCGATGCCGGCGACTCCAGCCTGCAAGCCCTGCGGCTGCGCTCGACTCGCGCCCTCTGGGACCCCACCTATGTCGATGAAAGCTGGATCGCCCAGGCAGGGCCGGACGGCGGCATCGTGCGGCTGATCCCGCGCATGCGCGAATGGGTGGCCCAGAACTATCCCGGCACGAAGCTGGCGATCACCGAGTACAACTGGGGCGCGCTCGACCACATCAACGGCGCCCTGGCCCAGGCCGACATCCTGGGCATCTTCGGGCGCGAGGGGTTGGATCTGGCGACGCTGTTCGATACACCCTACGGCGACGGCGGCAACTTCACTTCGTCCGGCCCCGGCGCCTTTGCCTTCCGCATGTATCGCAACTACGACGGGCAGCATGGCAAGTTCGGCGAGGTCAGCGTGCAGGCCGCAAGCAGCAACCAGGCCAAGCTGGCGATCTACGCCGCCCAACGGAGCGCCGACGGCGCCCTGACTTTGGTCGTCATCAACAAGACGGGTTCGGCGCAAACGGCCGGCCTGACCATCGCCAACCAGCCTGTCGCCGGCCTCGCCGCCGTCTACCGCTATAGCCCCGCCAATCTGAACGCCATCCAGCGACCGGCCGATCAGCCTGTGGTCTCAGGGGGATTCAGCGCCAGCTTCCCGGCCCGCTCGATCACCCTGTTCGTGCTGCCGCCGGCCGGCAGCCTGGCCCCAACGGAGGGCCCGCACGAGGGCCTGTACCTGCCGTTGGTGCACTGA